A window of Candidatus Thermoplasmatota archaeon contains these coding sequences:
- a CDS encoding ferritin-like domain-containing protein, which translates to MPNVVDILKEAYSDEIETVANYLALSIAMDGVRAEEVKEKLEKDVPEELNHAKLIASRLKDLGHMPPGSLDLDFHQNHLQVPRESTDVMSVVRGVLEAEGEAIRTYRRLIEAASEDEDHVTEDLGIQILADEERHRTLFRGYLKELEQEAPAKPPAEAPARR; encoded by the coding sequence ATGCCGAACGTCGTCGACATCCTGAAAGAGGCCTATTCCGACGAGATCGAGACCGTCGCCAACTATCTCGCCCTCTCCATCGCGATGGACGGCGTCCGGGCGGAAGAGGTGAAGGAGAAGCTCGAGAAGGACGTGCCCGAGGAGCTGAACCATGCGAAGCTGATCGCGAGCCGCCTGAAGGACCTCGGCCACATGCCTCCGGGGAGCCTCGACCTGGACTTCCACCAGAACCACCTGCAGGTTCCGCGGGAATCGACCGACGTCATGAGCGTCGTGCGCGGCGTCCTCGAAGCCGAGGGGGAGGCCATCCGCACCTACCGCCGGCTCATCGAAGCCGCCTCTGAGGACGAAGACCACGTGACGGAGGACCTCGGGATCCAGATCCTCGCGGACGAGGAGCGACACCGCACGCTCTTCCGCGGCTACCTCAAGGAACTCGAGCAGGAGGCGCCCGCGAAGCCCCCCGCCGAGGCCCCCGCGAGGCGATGA
- a CDS encoding type IV pilin, producing MTDGGAVETVGTLLLVAITVAAAAVFGAFLHARLVVETPPHADVSTGIARGPDAVWNTADDQLRITHGGGERLPASRVVVVYAVDGLTTRLTGSALGSAFSDGSLTAGETWTRTLRLAPGARVSIQVSATSEDGTSRLLANAIYTVG from the coding sequence ATGACGGACGGGGGGGCCGTCGAGACGGTGGGGACGCTCCTGCTCGTCGCGATCACGGTGGCCGCGGCCGCAGTCTTCGGGGCTTTCCTCCATGCGAGGCTCGTCGTCGAGACTCCGCCTCACGCCGACGTCTCCACCGGCATCGCGCGCGGCCCCGACGCGGTCTGGAACACCGCCGACGACCAACTGAGGATAACGCACGGCGGAGGAGAACGCCTCCCCGCATCGCGGGTCGTCGTGGTCTACGCCGTCGACGGTCTGACGACGCGACTCACGGGAAGCGCTCTCGGCTCCGCCTTTTCCGACGGAAGCCTCACGGCGGGCGAAACGTGGACCCGGACGCTGCGGCTCGCGCCGGGTGCCCGGGTTTCGATACAGGTATCCGCGACGTCGGAGGACGGCACGTCCCGCCTCCTCGCGAATGCGATCTACACGGTGGGCTAA
- a CDS encoding MFS transporter, with the protein MAEPPGFLARVAAPYRAGLAGLDRRIPLLALSTFLFIAARLGALTFLGIYFVRVLEIPVPTVGLAFLVENVVRGAVGPFTGALSDRIGRKPMLIASVLASAALMPAFLLVEDARGLFLWSAAIGIAQGPWFPSSMALLIDLAPVARRQSAMALVFTALALGYTLGVAPAGFLASAGYELLAAGSSGVFLLVALVVALAFRGPLPREPEGSRGSVLAEMLRAPRDPAFALFALLVFLFPLGIGLVSLVVPIYGSDLGLSEATIGLVLSASGIVLAGLALPANARVESRGPFRFLPVAAAFAVAAYAALAFADGALAMLVAVVVFTLAEVFFSAALPVAVAALAPPGSRGAYQGTWGFLFAASVGSALFLAGLGRDALGWRATWLVFAAATALAGLGLALARARLRRVADARAAQTTSTPASSPEA; encoded by the coding sequence GTGGCCGAGCCTCCAGGTTTCCTCGCGCGCGTCGCCGCGCCGTACCGCGCCGGCCTCGCGGGCCTTGACCGGCGCATCCCGCTCCTTGCGCTTTCCACGTTCCTTTTCATCGCGGCTCGGCTCGGGGCGCTCACCTTCCTCGGCATCTACTTCGTCCGCGTCCTCGAAATTCCGGTCCCGACGGTGGGCCTCGCCTTTCTCGTCGAAAACGTCGTCCGTGGCGCCGTGGGACCGTTCACGGGGGCGCTTTCCGACCGGATCGGTCGCAAACCGATGCTCATCGCGAGCGTCCTCGCGAGCGCCGCGCTCATGCCCGCGTTCCTGCTCGTGGAGGATGCGCGCGGGCTCTTCCTCTGGAGCGCGGCCATCGGCATCGCGCAAGGCCCGTGGTTCCCCTCCTCGATGGCGCTCCTCATCGACCTCGCGCCCGTCGCCCGACGTCAGAGCGCGATGGCTCTCGTCTTCACGGCGCTCGCGCTCGGCTACACGCTCGGCGTCGCCCCCGCGGGTTTCCTCGCAAGCGCTGGCTACGAGCTGCTCGCGGCCGGAAGCTCCGGCGTCTTCCTCCTCGTCGCCCTCGTCGTCGCCCTTGCGTTCCGCGGGCCGCTTCCGCGCGAACCTGAAGGATCCCGGGGATCGGTCCTCGCCGAGATGCTGCGCGCGCCCCGCGACCCCGCCTTCGCGCTGTTTGCGCTTCTCGTGTTCCTCTTCCCCCTCGGCATCGGGCTCGTCTCGCTCGTCGTGCCGATCTACGGGTCCGACCTCGGCCTGTCGGAGGCGACCATCGGCCTCGTCCTGAGCGCGAGCGGCATCGTGCTCGCGGGCCTCGCCCTGCCCGCGAACGCCCGCGTGGAGTCGCGAGGACCGTTCCGGTTCCTGCCGGTCGCCGCGGCCTTCGCCGTCGCCGCCTACGCGGCGCTCGCCTTCGCGGACGGCGCGCTCGCGATGCTCGTCGCCGTCGTCGTGTTCACCCTCGCCGAGGTGTTCTTCAGCGCGGCGCTTCCCGTGGCCGTCGCCGCGCTCGCGCCCCCGGGGTCGCGCGGCGCCTACCAGGGAACGTGGGGATTCCTCTTCGCGGCCTCCGTGGGCTCGGCGCTCTTCCTCGCCGGCCTCGGCCGCGACGCCCTCGGGTGGCGCGCCACGTGGCTCGTCTTCGCGGCGGCGACCGCCCTTGCGGGCCTCGGCCTCGCGCTCGCGCGCGCACGCCTGAGGCGGGTCGCGGATGCGCGGGCGGCGCAAACGACTTCCACGCCGGCGTCCTCCCCCGAAGCGTGA
- a CDS encoding roadblock/LC7 domain-containing protein, translating into MIRDPWKQALATLSDAPGIQGALLVTRDGLCVINECPKISRPGTMSALAAAVMAAGETMVGELGGRSPVILRLEAEGVSLIAVAAATDLMLVAVAEPNADLKQTFAHVRKAIEHSKENGG; encoded by the coding sequence GTGATTCGCGATCCATGGAAACAGGCCCTCGCCACCCTCTCCGACGCGCCCGGCATCCAGGGCGCGCTCCTCGTCACGCGCGACGGTCTTTGCGTCATCAACGAATGTCCGAAGATCTCCCGACCCGGGACCATGAGCGCGCTCGCGGCCGCCGTCATGGCTGCCGGCGAAACGATGGTGGGCGAGCTCGGGGGCCGCTCCCCCGTGATCCTCCGACTGGAGGCCGAGGGGGTGAGCCTGATCGCCGTCGCGGCCGCCACCGATCTCATGCTCGTCGCCGTGGCTGAGCCGAACGCGGACCTCAAACAGACCTTTGCGCACGTGCGGAAGGCGATCGAGCACTCGAAGGAAAACGGAGGCTGA
- a CDS encoding class I SAM-dependent methyltransferase, translating to MNRFEGAYDGTPPWDIGRPQPAFVRLAEEGAIRGSVLDVGCGTGENALLFASRGHETWGLDAVPRAIEAARAKAEARGVEATFVVDDALALETLGRRFDTLTDSGVFHVFDDAERLRYVASLARALAAGGRYHMLVFSEREPAWGGPRRVAESEIREAFAGWRVERLDRARFATLLHEGEGAHAWLATLAPP from the coding sequence GTGAACCGCTTCGAGGGCGCCTACGACGGCACGCCGCCGTGGGACATCGGACGGCCGCAACCCGCGTTCGTCCGACTCGCCGAGGAGGGGGCCATCCGGGGAAGCGTGCTCGACGTGGGGTGCGGAACGGGCGAGAACGCGCTCTTGTTCGCGAGCCGCGGACACGAGACGTGGGGCCTCGACGCGGTGCCGAGGGCCATCGAGGCCGCGCGCGCGAAAGCGGAGGCGCGCGGCGTCGAAGCCACGTTCGTCGTCGATGACGCGCTCGCGCTCGAGACACTCGGCCGCCGCTTCGACACGCTCACGGATTCGGGCGTCTTCCACGTCTTCGACGACGCCGAGCGTCTGCGCTACGTCGCGAGCCTCGCCCGCGCGCTCGCGGCGGGCGGGCGCTACCACATGCTGGTCTTCAGCGAGCGCGAACCCGCGTGGGGCGGCCCGCGGCGCGTCGCTGAAAGCGAGATCCGCGAAGCGTTCGCGGGCTGGCGCGTTGAGCGGCTCGACCGGGCGCGTTTCGCGACCCTCCTCCACGAAGGGGAGGGCGCGCACGCGTGGCTCGCCACGCTTGCCCCGCCGTGA
- a CDS encoding helix-turn-helix domain-containing protein: MATDPRRADTPRMDDLYERLAEVGLDGAAGRIYVHLHTTGGAKAGEIARDLSLGRGETYRILKDLVDREIVTSTLDRPIRFLAIPPERLFEGLLGRARERLSTIERTRDEITDVLARLESQAETAQGGRSFRMIHGRPAAAAAWERLVRSARSSVLVVSVDPTGWRMVDAFGGSGLVAGAADSGARVMVLTSPGPEGKDPRDPRVDCRIVEAHTSVNGLVVDDREVLVWAMIDPSRRLNAEGDIVLWSDSPDFVRAQAALFSALARTGKLHEP, encoded by the coding sequence GTGGCGACGGACCCTCGTCGCGCGGACACCCCGCGGATGGACGACCTGTACGAACGGCTCGCCGAGGTCGGTCTCGACGGCGCGGCCGGCCGCATCTACGTCCATCTCCACACAACGGGCGGGGCCAAAGCCGGCGAGATCGCGCGCGATCTGAGCCTCGGCCGGGGCGAGACGTACCGCATCCTGAAGGATCTCGTCGATCGGGAGATCGTGACTTCGACGCTCGATCGACCGATCCGTTTCCTCGCCATCCCCCCGGAGCGACTCTTCGAGGGCCTGCTCGGCCGGGCCCGCGAGCGCCTCTCCACCATCGAGCGGACGCGGGACGAGATCACCGACGTTCTCGCGCGCCTCGAATCCCAGGCCGAGACCGCCCAGGGCGGTCGCTCGTTCCGCATGATCCATGGCCGTCCCGCCGCGGCCGCCGCGTGGGAACGACTCGTCCGAAGCGCCCGGTCCTCCGTGCTGGTCGTGAGCGTCGACCCGACCGGATGGCGCATGGTCGATGCCTTCGGAGGGTCGGGGCTCGTCGCCGGAGCAGCCGACAGCGGCGCGCGCGTCATGGTCCTCACGTCCCCCGGTCCCGAGGGCAAAGATCCGCGCGACCCCCGCGTGGACTGTCGCATCGTCGAGGCCCATACGAGCGTGAACGGCCTCGTCGTCGACGATCGCGAGGTCCTTGTCTGGGCCATGATCGATCCGTCCCGCCGGCTGAACGCCGAGGGCGACATCGTCCTCTGGAGCGACTCGCCCGACTTCGTGCGCGCTCAAGCCGCCCTCTTCAGCGCCCTCGCCCGGACAGGCAAACTCCATGAGCCGTGA
- a CDS encoding RAD55 family ATPase: protein MKILTGVRRLDDLLGGGLPEGSFALVYGPPFAGKEVLARRFLAQSIARGDAALGIVTNATASEFHKDLARSAGNLAVPIASGLLHTIDAYSRVIGFEEDPRLGTELVDGLASLNDLGVALGKVHREITKNASRHALVLDSVSTLAIQTSPQATFRFLQVFIGMARRAGATGMLLVDHGMHADADVQAFKHLCHGIIEVKRDGDRHLLRVEGLGAPPEIGWTEYRFDEANVEITGSFSGGRIR from the coding sequence GTGAAGATCCTGACGGGCGTCCGGCGACTCGACGATCTGCTCGGAGGGGGCCTCCCCGAAGGATCCTTCGCGCTGGTGTACGGGCCGCCCTTCGCGGGGAAGGAGGTGCTTGCGCGCCGTTTCCTCGCACAAAGCATCGCGCGCGGAGACGCCGCCCTCGGGATCGTCACGAACGCAACGGCCTCCGAGTTCCACAAGGATCTCGCCCGCTCCGCGGGAAATCTCGCGGTGCCAATCGCGTCGGGGCTTCTTCACACGATCGACGCCTACAGCCGGGTGATCGGATTCGAGGAGGACCCCCGGCTCGGGACCGAACTCGTCGACGGGCTCGCAAGCCTCAACGACCTGGGCGTTGCGCTCGGCAAAGTTCATCGCGAGATCACGAAGAACGCATCGCGGCACGCGCTCGTCCTCGACTCGGTGTCGACCCTTGCGATCCAGACGAGTCCCCAGGCCACGTTCCGCTTCCTCCAGGTCTTCATCGGGATGGCGCGACGCGCCGGGGCGACGGGAATGCTCCTTGTCGACCACGGGATGCACGCGGACGCCGACGTGCAGGCCTTCAAGCACCTCTGTCATGGCATCATCGAAGTGAAGCGCGACGGCGACCGCCACCTCCTGCGGGTCGAGGGGCTGGGCGCGCCGCCCGAGATCGGTTGGACGGAGTACCGCTTCGACGAAGCGAACGTCGAAATCACGGGCTCGTTCTCCGGAGGACGCATCCGATGA
- a CDS encoding response regulator, giving the protein MERIAVTDDASDPIRRQRVLVVDDEVDIGDSLRDLLEAELEIDVVVATSGPDALTLLEKEAVDLIITDYRMPGMTGLEFLAAAQKIAPGSARMLITAYPDLDIALKAINLEGVHNFLVKPFDPDVVVENVFSILRARRADELRARAFARSLDAMRHELGRRT; this is encoded by the coding sequence ATGGAGAGGATCGCCGTGACGGACGACGCGTCCGACCCCATCCGCCGTCAGCGGGTCCTGGTCGTCGACGACGAGGTGGACATCGGCGATTCGCTCCGCGATCTGCTCGAGGCCGAGCTCGAGATCGACGTGGTGGTGGCAACGTCGGGTCCCGACGCGCTCACGCTCCTCGAAAAGGAGGCCGTCGATCTCATCATCACGGACTACCGGATGCCGGGGATGACAGGACTCGAGTTCCTCGCCGCCGCCCAGAAGATCGCCCCCGGGAGCGCCCGGATGCTCATCACGGCCTATCCCGACCTCGACATCGCGCTCAAGGCCATCAACCTCGAAGGCGTGCACAACTTCCTCGTCAAACCGTTCGATCCTGACGTCGTTGTCGAGAACGTCTTCTCGATCCTCCGGGCGCGCCGCGCCGACGAGCTTCGGGCGCGGGCATTCGCCAGGAGCCTCGACGCCATGCGTCACGAGCTCGGGCGGAGGACCTGA
- a CDS encoding ABC transporter ATP-binding protein, producing the protein MAGSDLVVSARGVKRVYGAGDLAQAALDGVDLDVRRGEMVAIMGPSGCGKTTLLNCLSGLDRPTAGEIHLDGREIARLKEPEVTRHRARTAGFVFQAYNLIPVLTAEENVALPLITRGDKEADARRAARAELARLGLGGKEHRLPMDLSGGEQQRVAIARALVPRPAVVFADEPTGNLDTSRAKDVLDLFSAANREHRQTFVIVTHDSQVASRASRIVRMEAGRVLAAGAVRA; encoded by the coding sequence ATGGCCGGTTCGGACCTCGTGGTGAGCGCCCGCGGCGTGAAGCGCGTGTATGGCGCCGGGGACCTCGCGCAGGCGGCGCTCGACGGCGTGGACCTGGATGTGCGGCGCGGGGAGATGGTCGCGATCATGGGCCCGTCGGGGTGCGGGAAGACGACGCTCCTCAACTGCCTCTCGGGTCTCGACCGGCCGACGGCCGGTGAGATCCATCTGGATGGGCGCGAGATCGCGCGGCTCAAGGAGCCGGAGGTGACGCGTCACCGCGCTCGGACGGCGGGGTTCGTGTTCCAGGCCTACAACCTCATCCCGGTGCTCACGGCGGAGGAGAACGTGGCGCTGCCGCTCATCACGCGCGGCGACAAGGAGGCCGACGCGCGGCGCGCGGCGCGCGCGGAGCTCGCGCGGCTCGGGCTCGGGGGGAAGGAGCACCGCCTCCCGATGGACCTCTCGGGCGGCGAGCAGCAGCGGGTCGCGATCGCGCGCGCGCTCGTGCCGCGGCCCGCGGTCGTGTTCGCGGACGAGCCGACGGGAAACCTCGACACATCGCGCGCGAAGGACGTGCTCGACCTCTTCTCGGCCGCGAACCGTGAGCATCGGCAGACGTTCGTGATCGTGACACACGATTCCCAGGTGGCGTCGCGCGCGTCGCGCATCGTCCGCATGGAGGCCGGCCGCGTCCTCGCCGCGGGGGCCGTTCGCGCTTGA
- a CDS encoding Fic family protein, with the protein MAAPRAGKRGGRPATGRVGTTFGAFVTDEETVWRPVRDAFEPTYTTTAEILDGLRAIERADHELATSLPGDNGVLARIRRATLQRNAFATASIEGNPLTLAEVESLLAAPATPGGAASADELEILNYAAFMTSPAAERAPRRTADVAEVHARFFDGVFRDAGQFKKDTNFIGSRSDRRVVYVPAAAERVKPELQNALDWLHDATTHPPLARAFLFHHEFESIHPFRDGNGRAGRALTPMILAAFGYPGVAYAPLDYRIYGERKDYFANLAAVERNGFEDYTPWLAYMTRTTRAAYEDAVTLARFHGALPPDLPARQRSVADWFAQLARASPERRVKFADVHRAFPDVPARTLKRDLSALRDGGVLDAQGERRGTSYRLKSSQG; encoded by the coding sequence ATGGCGGCGCCGCGCGCGGGGAAACGGGGGGGCCGGCCCGCGACCGGAAGGGTTGGGACGACGTTCGGGGCGTTCGTGACGGACGAGGAGACCGTGTGGCGGCCCGTCCGCGATGCCTTCGAGCCGACCTACACCACCACCGCGGAGATCCTCGACGGGCTTCGCGCGATCGAACGCGCGGATCACGAACTCGCCACGAGCCTGCCCGGCGACAACGGCGTCCTCGCGCGCATCCGCCGCGCCACGCTCCAACGCAACGCCTTCGCGACCGCGAGCATCGAGGGGAATCCGCTCACGCTCGCCGAGGTCGAAAGCCTCCTCGCCGCGCCGGCGACGCCCGGCGGCGCCGCGAGCGCCGACGAACTGGAGATCCTCAACTACGCCGCGTTCATGACGTCGCCCGCCGCCGAGCGGGCCCCGCGCCGGACCGCCGACGTCGCGGAGGTGCACGCGAGATTTTTTGACGGCGTCTTCCGCGACGCGGGGCAGTTCAAGAAAGACACGAATTTCATCGGAAGTCGAAGCGACCGACGCGTCGTCTACGTGCCCGCGGCGGCGGAGCGCGTGAAACCCGAGCTTCAGAACGCGCTCGACTGGCTGCACGACGCGACGACGCATCCGCCCCTCGCGCGCGCGTTCCTCTTCCATCACGAGTTCGAGAGCATCCACCCGTTCCGCGACGGCAACGGCCGCGCCGGGCGCGCCCTCACGCCGATGATCCTCGCCGCGTTCGGGTACCCCGGCGTCGCGTACGCGCCGCTCGATTACCGGATCTACGGCGAGCGGAAGGACTACTTTGCGAATCTCGCCGCGGTCGAGAGGAACGGGTTCGAGGACTACACGCCGTGGCTCGCCTACATGACCCGGACGACGCGCGCCGCGTACGAGGATGCCGTCACGCTCGCGCGATTCCACGGCGCGCTGCCTCCGGACCTCCCCGCGCGGCAACGGAGCGTCGCGGACTGGTTCGCGCAGCTCGCGCGCGCGAGCCCGGAGCGGCGCGTCAAGTTCGCCGACGTGCACCGCGCCTTTCCGGACGTGCCGGCCCGCACGCTCAAACGCGACCTCTCGGCGCTGCGCGATGGCGGGGTCCTTGACGCGCAGGGGGAACGGCGCGGCACGTCGTATCGGCTGAAGTCCTCGCAAGGGTGA
- a CDS encoding ADP-ribosylation factor-like protein — protein sequence MSSASTLIGVPAVDRRMAPVPKGSSVVFVNDPGVDATPFLYQAAREHVARGGPVVFVGLDRPPNAVAMRLRAFGLDARAPKLVIVDGYSSGLGLDFGARHVIPDPYDPASLAMEIERLSTLYPNAFLAVDSLSTLVDRAADPERAARDLPRIVAAFRRFPVSATVVTAWPYEGGTAPFTSAFDGVVQVSGLQGRRATTGHAFRVERAGWRANGSDEAVAFVVREPEGVLEYIPKILVTGPFHAGKSTFVNAVSDTSISVNRLDTTVALDHGTVTMDGFTTEVFGTPGQARFDPLLGMLAGQAMGVVLVVESSRHYSLKRARAMLEESGTQHLPIVVAANRQDPSNALSPEEIARELALGDDVPVVPIDVSDPIACRALLRRLFRNVRGVVT from the coding sequence GTGTCCTCCGCCTCCACGCTCATCGGCGTCCCCGCCGTCGACCGGCGGATGGCGCCGGTTCCCAAGGGCTCGTCGGTGGTCTTCGTCAATGATCCGGGCGTCGACGCGACGCCGTTCCTCTACCAGGCCGCGCGCGAGCACGTCGCCCGCGGAGGACCCGTGGTTTTCGTCGGCCTTGACCGCCCGCCGAACGCGGTCGCGATGCGTCTGCGCGCCTTCGGCCTCGACGCCAGAGCCCCGAAGCTCGTCATCGTGGACGGCTACTCGTCGGGACTCGGCCTCGATTTCGGAGCCCGTCATGTGATACCCGATCCGTACGACCCTGCGTCGCTCGCGATGGAGATCGAACGCCTATCGACCCTCTATCCGAACGCGTTCCTTGCCGTCGATTCCCTGTCCACGCTCGTGGATCGCGCGGCGGATCCCGAGCGGGCCGCGCGCGACCTGCCCCGCATCGTCGCCGCGTTCAGGCGATTCCCCGTGTCCGCGACCGTTGTGACCGCGTGGCCCTACGAAGGAGGGACCGCGCCGTTCACCTCGGCCTTCGACGGCGTCGTCCAGGTGAGCGGCCTCCAGGGTCGCCGCGCGACGACGGGGCACGCCTTCCGGGTCGAGCGCGCGGGCTGGCGCGCAAACGGCTCGGACGAAGCCGTCGCTTTCGTCGTCCGCGAGCCGGAAGGAGTCCTGGAATACATCCCCAAGATTCTGGTGACGGGTCCCTTCCACGCCGGCAAGAGCACGTTCGTGAACGCGGTGAGCGACACCTCGATCAGCGTCAATCGGCTCGATACGACCGTGGCCCTCGATCATGGGACGGTCACGATGGACGGTTTCACCACCGAGGTGTTCGGCACGCCCGGTCAAGCGCGGTTCGATCCGCTCCTCGGCATGCTCGCGGGCCAGGCGATGGGGGTCGTACTCGTCGTCGAGAGCAGCCGCCACTATTCGTTGAAGCGCGCCCGCGCCATGCTCGAGGAATCGGGGACCCAGCATCTTCCCATCGTGGTGGCCGCGAACCGGCAGGATCCCTCGAACGCCCTTTCGCCCGAGGAGATCGCCCGGGAGCTCGCCCTCGGCGACGACGTCCCCGTGGTCCCCATCGACGTGAGCGACCCAATCGCCTGCCGCGCGCTCTTGCGCCGGCTCTTCCGGAACGTCCGGGGGGTGGTCACGTGA